A genome region from Christensenella minuta includes the following:
- a CDS encoding KH domain-containing protein: protein MRELVEYIAKNLVDQPDAVRVTEREEDNAFILELTVAPDDMGKVIGKQGRIAKAIRTVVKAATTKSPKKYIVEII from the coding sequence ATGCGTGAATTGGTGGAATATATTGCCAAAAATCTGGTGGACCAACCGGATGCGGTCCGTGTAACCGAGCGCGAGGAAGACAATGCGTTTATCCTCGAACTTACGGTCGCGCCAGATGATATGGGCAAAGTGATCGGTAAGCAGGGACGGATCGCCAAGGCGATCCGCACCGTGGTAAAGGCTGCCACAACAAAGTCGCCCAAAAAGTATATTGTCGAGATCATATGA
- the rpsP gene encoding 30S ribosomal protein S16: protein MSVKIRLKRMGSKKRPFYRMVVADERAPRDGRYIEELGYYDPLTKDLKLDNEKAQSWIGNGAQPTDTARALLKKSGAIN, encoded by the coding sequence ATGTCAGTAAAAATCAGATTAAAAAGAATGGGTTCTAAGAAACGGCCGTTTTACAGAATGGTAGTCGCGGATGAACGTGCACCTCGCGATGGCAGGTACATTGAAGAACTTGGTTATTATGATCCGCTGACCAAGGATCTGAAGCTTGACAACGAGAAAGCGCAAAGCTGGATCGGCAATGGTGCACAGCCTACGGATACGGCGCGCGCATTACTGAAAAAAAGCGGCGCGATCAACTGA
- the ffh gene encoding signal recognition particle protein, producing MAFEGIAEKLQNVFRKLTSRGKLSEGDIKAAMREVKLVLLEADVNFLVVKKFIKELSEKAVGSEILESLTPGQQVIKLVRDEMTELLGGRQSEIRLAGTPPTVLLMMGLQGAGKTTFCAKLAGYYKKKGKKPLLVACDIYRPAAVKQLHVVGEQVGVDVFDMGQDNASKIYKEAAKYALKLGCDMIIVDTAGRLHIDDGMMAELKELKQTANPTETLLVLDAMTGQDAVNAATTFNDNIGIDGVILTKIDGDTRGGAAMSVRSVTGKPIKFVGVGEKLSDIEPFYPDRMASRILGMGDVMSLIEKAEASFEEKKAVELQKKIAKDQLTLEDFLDQLEQFQDMGSMSDILAMMPGGNKLKGMTVDEKQLERTKAIVKSMTREERLNPQVINASRRRRISAGSGTAVQDVNRLLNQFDQMKKMLKQFSGKGGKRRGMMKMPF from the coding sequence ATGGCATTTGAAGGTATTGCGGAAAAACTTCAAAACGTATTCAGGAAACTGACATCGCGCGGGAAACTCTCTGAGGGAGATATCAAAGCGGCAATGCGCGAAGTGAAACTTGTGCTGCTTGAGGCAGATGTCAACTTTCTCGTCGTTAAAAAATTTATCAAGGAGCTGTCGGAAAAGGCTGTTGGTTCCGAGATACTCGAAAGTCTCACGCCCGGGCAGCAGGTAATCAAGCTCGTTCGGGATGAAATGACCGAACTGCTTGGAGGCAGGCAGTCGGAGATCCGGCTTGCCGGTACGCCGCCCACAGTGCTTTTGATGATGGGGCTTCAGGGCGCCGGCAAAACAACGTTTTGCGCCAAGCTTGCCGGATACTATAAGAAAAAAGGAAAAAAGCCGTTGCTCGTCGCCTGCGATATTTATCGTCCCGCCGCCGTCAAACAGTTGCATGTGGTAGGCGAACAGGTGGGTGTGGACGTGTTCGATATGGGGCAGGACAACGCTTCTAAGATTTATAAGGAAGCGGCAAAATATGCCTTGAAGCTCGGTTGCGACATGATTATCGTGGATACGGCGGGCCGCCTTCACATTGATGATGGAATGATGGCTGAGCTTAAAGAATTGAAGCAAACGGCAAATCCAACGGAAACGCTGCTGGTTCTTGATGCAATGACCGGTCAGGATGCGGTCAATGCGGCGACTACATTTAATGATAATATCGGAATCGACGGCGTGATCCTGACTAAAATCGACGGGGATACGCGCGGCGGCGCGGCGATGTCCGTTCGTTCGGTGACAGGAAAGCCGATTAAATTTGTGGGCGTGGGCGAAAAGCTTTCAGATATCGAGCCGTTCTATCCTGACCGTATGGCCTCGCGGATACTTGGCATGGGGGACGTCATGTCTCTCATTGAAAAAGCGGAGGCGTCCTTCGAGGAAAAGAAAGCCGTTGAATTGCAGAAAAAAATCGCCAAAGACCAGCTTACGCTTGAGGATTTTCTCGATCAGCTTGAACAATTCCAGGATATGGGTTCCATGAGCGACATCCTGGCAATGATGCCGGGAGGCAATAAGCTGAAGGGCATGACGGTTGACGAGAAGCAGCTTGAGCGTACCAAGGCTATTGTAAAATCCATGACACGGGAAGAACGTCTGAACCCTCAGGTCATTAATGCCTCACGCAGGCGACGGATCAGCGCAGGCAGCGGAACGGCGGTGCAGGATGTAAACAGGCTCCTGAATCAGTTCGACCAGATGAAAAAGATGCTCAAGCAGTTTTCAGGCAAAGGCGGGAAGCGGCGCGGCATGATGAAGATGCCATTTTAG
- the ylxM gene encoding YlxM family DNA-binding protein → MKREKDLGLSLYYDFYGKFLTEKQAKMFELYYNDDYSLAEIAQECGISRQGVLDTLKRAQAKLMDMEGKLGLVANSKEK, encoded by the coding sequence ATGAAGCGCGAAAAGGATTTAGGTCTTAGCTTGTACTACGACTTCTATGGGAAATTTTTGACGGAAAAACAGGCTAAAATGTTTGAACTCTATTACAATGACGATTACTCTCTCGCCGAGATTGCACAGGAGTGCGGAATATCGAGGCAGGGCGTATTGGATACCCTGAAAAGGGCACAGGCAAAACTCATGGATATGGAAGGCAAACTCGGTCTGGTTGCAAACAGCAAGGAGAAATAG
- a CDS encoding MBL fold metallo-hydrolase, giving the protein MKTHITHLRFGGDNCFVIEKDGHAVLVDTGRKATRERLLSALRPWNIKLILLTHGHFDHAYNAAFLAREFGAVVALHEADAALVRDNRIHTIDSRGLLGYFIKKASLANINRTHIEPFVPAFYLRGGQDLGCFGIDAQIIELPGHTAGSVGIIVGKKCIVGDTLMNMGGISRARIAEDFRAVSRSVESLKRTGAEVFYPGHGGPVSRKQLLKLFV; this is encoded by the coding sequence ATGAAGACGCATATAACGCATTTGCGGTTTGGCGGAGATAATTGTTTTGTGATCGAAAAGGACGGTCATGCCGTGCTTGTGGATACGGGACGAAAAGCTACAAGGGAAAGATTGTTGTCGGCCCTGAGGCCGTGGAATATTAAGTTGATCCTGTTGACGCACGGCCATTTTGACCATGCATATAACGCGGCATTTCTGGCACGGGAATTTGGAGCGGTAGTTGCCCTGCACGAAGCGGATGCGGCCCTTGTGCGTGACAACCGTATTCATACGATTGATTCGCGCGGCCTGCTCGGCTATTTTATTAAAAAGGCGTCTCTGGCAAATATCAACAGAACGCATATCGAACCGTTTGTCCCGGCTTTTTATTTGCGGGGCGGACAGGACTTGGGATGTTTTGGGATCGACGCGCAGATCATTGAACTTCCCGGACATACGGCGGGTTCTGTCGGAATCATAGTCGGAAAAAAATGTATTGTCGGGGATACGCTCATGAATATGGGCGGTATCAGCCGGGCACGGATCGCGGAAGATTTCAGAGCGGTCAGTCGAAGCGTAGAGTCTTTGAAGCGGACAGGTGCGGAAGTTTTTTATCCCGGGCACGGAGGGCCGGTCTCCCGGAAACAGTTGCTGAAATTGTTTGTGTAA